A stretch of the Corynebacterium maris DSM 45190 genome encodes the following:
- a CDS encoding riboflavin synthase, whose protein sequence is MFTGLVEELGAVTAVEEQGDAIRLTIEAPVVLTDASHGDSIAVDGVCLTVADMADDAFTADVMRQTLTHTALSRLAVGAKVNLERALAVGARLGGHIMQGHVDGTATLLSRTTSEHWDVLRFSLPADLARYVVDKGSIAVSGTSLTVANLGEGWFEVSLIPTTLAETIHGELAVGDPVNLEVDVLAKYVEKLLGDPVGGDGRATD, encoded by the coding sequence ATGTTCACCGGACTAGTGGAAGAACTCGGCGCCGTCACCGCCGTCGAAGAACAGGGCGACGCGATCCGCCTGACCATCGAGGCACCCGTCGTGCTCACCGACGCCTCGCACGGCGACTCCATCGCCGTCGACGGCGTCTGCCTGACCGTCGCAGACATGGCCGACGACGCGTTCACCGCCGACGTGATGCGCCAGACGCTCACCCACACCGCCCTGTCGCGCCTGGCGGTCGGGGCGAAGGTGAACCTGGAACGCGCGCTGGCCGTCGGCGCCCGGCTCGGCGGCCACATCATGCAAGGCCACGTGGACGGCACGGCCACGCTGTTGTCGCGCACCACGTCAGAACACTGGGACGTGCTGCGCTTCAGTCTGCCCGCGGACCTCGCCCGCTACGTGGTGGACAAAGGATCCATCGCCGTCAGCGGCACCTCCTTGACGGTGGCGAACCTGGGGGAGGGCTGGTTCGAGGTGTCGTTGATCCCGACGACGCTGGCAGAGACGATCCACGGCGAATTGGCCGTGGGGGACCCGGTGAATCTGGAGGTGGATGTGCTGGCGAAGTACGTGGAAAAACTGCTGGGCGATCCCGTCGGCGGGGACGGACGGGCCACAGACTAA
- the ribD gene encoding bifunctional diaminohydroxyphosphoribosylaminopyrimidine deaminase/5-amino-6-(5-phosphoribosylamino)uracil reductase RibD: MYAEALAAAVAAGDDARGTTSPNPPVGAAIVSADGRLVGVGATRPAGGEHAEIVALRQAGDDARGGTAVVTLEPCNHTGRTGPCSHALLAAGVAEVRYVHADPNPDASGGAQWLAEQGVAVGPITGRAAALEPWLAAVRLGRPHVTLKFAQTLDGFTAAVDGTSQWITSAAARRDVHRDRRTRDAIIIGTGTALADDPSLTARTSDGELFDQQPRRVVIGARNITGAAANLVRLGYEQYPSLDDALTHLWDTGARDVLIEGGAGLAAGAVTAGLVDAVRAYVAPLLLGDGRGVLAGAGVGTLADARRFDLVDVTTLGADVLLNMTRKDHP; encoded by the coding sequence ATGTACGCCGAAGCCCTCGCCGCGGCCGTCGCCGCCGGCGACGACGCCCGCGGCACCACCAGCCCGAACCCGCCCGTCGGCGCGGCGATCGTCAGCGCCGACGGCCGTCTCGTCGGCGTCGGCGCGACCCGGCCCGCCGGCGGCGAACACGCGGAGATCGTGGCGCTGCGCCAGGCCGGCGACGACGCCCGCGGCGGCACCGCCGTGGTCACGCTGGAACCCTGCAACCACACCGGCCGGACCGGACCCTGCTCCCACGCCCTGCTGGCCGCGGGCGTCGCGGAAGTCCGCTACGTCCACGCCGACCCCAACCCGGACGCCTCCGGGGGAGCGCAGTGGCTCGCCGAGCAGGGCGTGGCCGTCGGCCCGATCACCGGCCGGGCGGCGGCCCTGGAACCCTGGCTGGCGGCGGTGCGGCTCGGACGCCCGCACGTGACCCTGAAATTCGCCCAGACGCTCGACGGGTTCACCGCCGCCGTGGACGGCACCAGCCAGTGGATCACGTCCGCGGCGGCCCGCCGTGACGTGCACCGCGACCGACGCACGCGCGACGCCATCATCATCGGCACGGGCACCGCCCTGGCGGATGATCCGTCGCTGACCGCGCGCACCAGCGACGGCGAACTCTTCGACCAACAACCCCGGCGGGTGGTGATCGGCGCCCGGAACATCACCGGCGCGGCCGCCAACCTGGTGCGGCTGGGCTACGAGCAGTACCCGAGCCTCGACGACGCGCTGACACACCTGTGGGACACCGGCGCCCGCGACGTGCTCATCGAAGGCGGCGCCGGGCTCGCGGCCGGCGCCGTCACCGCCGGCCTCGTGGACGCGGTGCGCGCCTACGTCGCCCCCCTGCTGTTGGGCGACGGGCGGGGAGTGCTCGCCGGGGCGGGCGTCGGCACCCTCGCCGACGCCCGTCGTTTCGACCTCGTCGACGTGACCACGCTCGGCGCGGACGTCTTATTGAACATGACCCGAAAGGACCATCCCTGA
- the rpe gene encoding ribulose-phosphate 3-epimerase, protein MSSPKIAPSILNADFGRLGEEIAAIANADWVHVDIMDGHFVPNLSFGPDVTAAVDKLTDLELDVHLMIEEPEKWVERYIDAGADTIIFHVEAVDDHVGLARSLRGKGVKAGFCVKPGTPIEPYLDDLAEFDEVLVMSVEPGFGGQSFMPEMLDKVRVLRERIDAEGLDVVIEIDGGINLETIGQAAAAGVDAFVAGSAVYKAGDPSAAVEELRAAASV, encoded by the coding sequence ATGTCATCACCTAAAATCGCCCCGTCCATCCTCAACGCCGACTTCGGCCGACTCGGCGAGGAAATCGCCGCCATCGCGAACGCGGACTGGGTTCACGTGGACATCATGGACGGCCATTTCGTGCCGAACCTCTCCTTCGGCCCGGACGTCACGGCCGCCGTCGACAAGCTCACTGACCTGGAGCTCGACGTGCACCTGATGATCGAGGAGCCGGAGAAGTGGGTCGAGCGCTACATCGACGCGGGGGCGGACACGATCATCTTCCACGTCGAGGCCGTCGACGATCACGTCGGCCTGGCCCGGAGTCTGCGCGGCAAGGGCGTCAAGGCCGGGTTCTGCGTCAAGCCGGGCACCCCGATCGAGCCTTACTTGGATGACCTGGCGGAGTTCGACGAAGTGCTGGTGATGAGCGTCGAGCCCGGCTTCGGCGGGCAGTCCTTCATGCCGGAGATGTTGGACAAGGTGCGCGTGTTGCGGGAGCGCATCGACGCGGAGGGGTTGGACGTTGTCATCGAGATCGACGGCGGCATCAACCTGGAGACCATCGGCCAGGCCGCCGCGGCCGGCGTCGACGCCTTCGTCGCCGGCTCCGCGGTGTACAAGGCCGGCGACCCGTCCGCCGCGGTGGAGGAGCTCCGCGCGGCGGCCAGCGTCTAG